ACGCATTCGCTTCTGGCGCAAGGTGGGGGCAGTCGTGGTGCGCTGGCCCGGTCCGATCCTGGTCATGACGATCGGTGTGGCGCTGGTCGGCTTGCTGACGTTGCCGGGTTACCGCACCAACTACAACGACCGTAACTATCTGCCCGCCGACCTACCCGCCAACGAGGGATACGAAGCCGCCGACCGGCACTTTTCGCATGCGCGGATGAACCCCGAAGTGCTGATGATCGAAAGCGACCACGATCTGCGCAACTCCGCGGACTTCCTGGTCATCGACAAGATCGCCAAGACGATCTTCCGCGTGCCGGGGATCGGCCGCGTGCAAGCCATCACCCGGCCGGAGGGCACGCCGATCGAGCACACCTCCATCCCGTTCCAGATCAGCATGCAGGGCGTCACCCAGCAGATGAACCAGAAGTACCAAGAAGACCAGATGGCCGACATGCTCAAACAGGCCGACATGATGCAGACGACTATCGACAGCATGGAAAAGATGTCGAGCATCACCGCGCAGATGTCGAACGACATGCATCAGATGGTCAAAAAGATGCACGACATGACTATCGACATCAACGAATTACGCGACCACATGGCCGATTTCGAAGACTTCTTCCGGCCAATTCGCAGCTACCTCTACTGGGAGAAGCACTGCTTCGACATCCCGGTGTGCTGGTCGCTACGCTCGGTCTTCGACGGCCTGGACGGCATCGACACGATGACCGATGACATCGAGAGCCTCCTTCCGATCATGGATCATCTCGACACCCTGATGCCTCAGATGGTGGCGCTGATGCCCAGCATGATCGAAAACATGAAGGCCATGAAAACGACGATGCTGACCATGTATTCAACTCAAAAGGGTCTGCAGGATCAGCAGAGCGAGGCACAGAAGAACTCGAATGCCATGGGTAAGGCGTTCGACGCATCCAAGAACGACGACTCTTTCTATCTGCCGCCGGAGACCTTCAACAATGCCGAATTCAAGAAGGGAATGAAGAACTTCATCTCCCCCGACGGTCATGCCGTACGCTTCATTATCAGCCACGACGGCGATCCGATGTCTCAAGAAGGCATTTCGCACATCGCGGCCATCAAAAAGGCCGCGTACGAATCGATCAAGGGCACTCCGCTGGAGGGCTCGAGGATTTACCTCGGCGGCACCGCAGCGATCTACAAGGACCTCAGTGACGGCAACACCTACGACCTGTTGATCGCCGGAATCGCTTCGCTATGCCTGATTTTCATCATCATGTTGATCATCACCCGAGGTGTGGTGGCGTCGGCGGTCATCGTGGGAACCGTCTTGCTCTCATTGGGCGCGTCGTTCGGGCTGTCGGTGCTGATCTGGCAGCACATCATCGGCATTGAGTTGCATTGGATGGTGCTCGCGATGTCGGTCATCATCCTGCTGGCCGTCGGTGCCGACTACAACTTGCTGCTGGTCGCGCGGTTCAAGGAAGAGATCCATGCCGGCCTCAACACCGGCATCATCCGGTCGATGGGCGGCACCGGCTCGGTGGTCACCTCGGCGGGGTTGGTCTTCGCCTTCACGATGATGACCATGGCGGTCAGTGAGCTGACCGTCATCGGCCAGGTCGGGACCACGATCGGGCTGGGCCTGCTCTTCGATACGCTCATCGTCCGGTCACTGATGACGCCATCCATTGCCGCGCTGTTGGGCAAGTGGTTCTGGTGGCCGCAACGAGTCCGCCAACGCCCAGTCCCCTCACCCTGGCCCAACCCGAATGAGAAGGTCGACAAGGAGCACGAATCCGTAGCTGCCGCTACGTAACCCAGTCCGGCTGCTCATCGGTTTCGACCGCGGAGAAGTCCTTGTGCCCGAGACCCGCGGTGGTGCCGCCGTCGACCACGAACTCCGAACCGGTGGAGTAGCTGGACTCGTCGCTGGCCAGATAGATCACGAGGCTGGAGACTTCCTTGGGTTCGGCCGCCCGGCCCAGTGCCGTCTGGAAGATGTCGTCGGGAACCCAATCGGTCATCGGGGTCTTGATCAGACCGGGATGGATTGAGTTCACCCGGATTCCGCAGGGACCCAGTTCCAGTGCGGCCGACTTGGTCAGCCCGCGGACAGCGAATTTGGTTGCGGTGTAACCGTGGCAGGCGATGGTGCCGGCCATGCCTTCGATCGACGAGATGTTGATGATCGAGCCGCGTCCGGCTTCCTTCATCGGTTTCACCACGGCACGGATACCGAGGAACACGCCCGTCAGATTGATGTCGAGGATCCGATGCCACTCCGAGAGCTCATAGTCCTCCAATGTGCCGATGTTGATGATGCCCGCGTTGTTCACCAGCACGTCGATGCGGCCGAACTCGCTTAGCGCGGTGGCCACCGCCGCGTCCCAATCCTCGGGCTTGGTCACATCCAGGTGCAGATAGCGAGCGGCATCGCCGA
The DNA window shown above is from Mycobacterium sp. Aquia_216 and carries:
- a CDS encoding SDR family oxidoreductase, whose protein sequence is MAERLAGKVALISGGARGMGASHVRMLVAEGAKVVFGDILDEEGKAVAAEVGDAARYLHLDVTKPEDWDAAVATALSEFGRIDVLVNNAGIINIGTLEDYELSEWHRILDINLTGVFLGIRAVVKPMKEAGRGSIINISSIEGMAGTIACHGYTATKFAVRGLTKSAALELGPCGIRVNSIHPGLIKTPMTDWVPDDIFQTALGRAAEPKEVSSLVIYLASDESSYSTGSEFVVDGGTTAGLGHKDFSAVETDEQPDWVT
- a CDS encoding MMPL/RND family transporter, which codes for MSTTFNDTKTDASPVAKSKERQSIPRFVRKFAIPIILGWIALIAVLSVSVPDLDEVGKMRSVSMAPDDAQSVIATKRMGAVFNEYKSNSSAMIVLEGQQPLGADAHAYYDELVKKLDADTKHVEHVQDMWSDPLTGAGAQSNDGKAAYVQVYLAGNQGEALANESVESVQSIVKSVPPPKGVKTYVTGPAALSADQHMAGDRSVQVITMCTFTVIIAMLLLVYRSIVTLLLTLAMVVFELSAARGTVAFLGYYNIIGLSTFATNLLVTLAIAAATDYAIFLIGRYQEARAIGESREDAYYTMYQGTAHVVLGSGMTIAGATFCLHFTNLPYFQTLGIPLAIGMVVVVLAALTLGAAVISVATRFGKTLEPKRTQRIRFWRKVGAVVVRWPGPILVMTIGVALVGLLTLPGYRTNYNDRNYLPADLPANEGYEAADRHFSHARMNPEVLMIESDHDLRNSADFLVIDKIAKTIFRVPGIGRVQAITRPEGTPIEHTSIPFQISMQGVTQQMNQKYQEDQMADMLKQADMMQTTIDSMEKMSSITAQMSNDMHQMVKKMHDMTIDINELRDHMADFEDFFRPIRSYLYWEKHCFDIPVCWSLRSVFDGLDGIDTMTDDIESLLPIMDHLDTLMPQMVALMPSMIENMKAMKTTMLTMYSTQKGLQDQQSEAQKNSNAMGKAFDASKNDDSFYLPPETFNNAEFKKGMKNFISPDGHAVRFIISHDGDPMSQEGISHIAAIKKAAYESIKGTPLEGSRIYLGGTAAIYKDLSDGNTYDLLIAGIASLCLIFIIMLIITRGVVASAVIVGTVLLSLGASFGLSVLIWQHIIGIELHWMVLAMSVIILLAVGADYNLLLVARFKEEIHAGLNTGIIRSMGGTGSVVTSAGLVFAFTMMTMAVSELTVIGQVGTTIGLGLLFDTLIVRSLMTPSIAALLGKWFWWPQRVRQRPVPSPWPNPNEKVDKEHESVAAAT